The following are encoded together in the Marmota flaviventris isolate mMarFla1 chromosome 18, mMarFla1.hap1, whole genome shotgun sequence genome:
- the Slc7a10 gene encoding asc-type amino acid transporter 1, translated as MTGHIQQPSGRGNTGPAPSPSPGPGPGPGASERVALKKEIGLVSACTIIVGNIIGSGIFISPKGVLEHSGSVGLALFVWVLGGGVTALGSLCYAELGVAIPKSGGDYAYVTEIFGGLAGFLLLWSAVLIMYPTSLAVISMTFSNYVLQPVFPNCIPPATASRVLSMACLMLLTWVNGSSVRWATRIQDIFTGGKLLALSLIIGIGFVQIFQGHFEELRPSNAFTFWMTPSVGHLALAFLQGSFAFSGWNFLNYVTEELVDPRKNLPRAIFISIPLVTFVYTFTNVAYFTAMSPQELLSSNAVAVTFGEKLLGYFSWVMPVSVALSTFGGINGYLFTSSRLCFSGAREGHLPSLLAMIHVRHCTPIPALLVCCGATAVIMLVGDTYTLINYVSFINYLCYGVTILGLLVLRWRRPALHRPIKVNLLVPVAYLVFWAFLLVFSFISEPMVCGVGVIIILTGVPIFFLGVFWRRKPKCVHRLTESMTHWGQELCFVVYPQCSPEEEEENGPYQTFPLPATDKPLKTQ; from the exons ATGACCGGCCACATACAACAGCCAAGCGGGCGCGGGAACACCGGTCCTGCGCCCTCGCCTTCCCCCGGCCCCGGCCCGGGCCCTGGCGCCTCAGAGAGGGTAGCGCTCAAGAAGGAGATCGGACTGGTGAGCGCCTGTACCATCATCGTCG GGAACATCATTGGCTCGGGCATCTTCATCTCACCCAAGGGTGTCCTTGAGCACTCAGGCTCCGTGGGTCTGGCCCTCTTCGTCTGGGTCCTGGGTGGGGGCGTGACAGCTCTGGGCTCTCTCTGCTATGCAGAGCTGGGAGTTGCCATCCCCAAGTCCGGCGGGGACTACGCCTACGTCACAGAGATCTTCGGGGGCCTGGCTGG ATTCCTGCTGCTCTGGAGTGCTGTCCTCATCATGTACCCCACCAGCCTGGCTGTCATCTCCATGACCTTCTCCAACTACGTGCTGCAACCTGTGTTCCCCAACTGCATCCCCCCAGCTACGGCCTCTCGCGTGCTCTCCATGGCCTGCCTGA TGCTCCTGACGTGGGTGAATGGCTCCAGTGTACGCTGGGCCACGCGCATCCAGGACATCTTCACGGGTGGGAAGCTGCTGGCCCTGTCCCTCATCATTGGCATTGGCTTTGTCCAGATCTTCCAAG GACATTTCGAGGAACTGAGGCCCAGCAATGCCTTCACCTTCTGGATGACGCCCTCTGTGGGTCACCTGGCCCTGGCCTTTCTCCAGGGCTCCTTTGCCTTCAGCGGCTGGAACTTCCTCAACTATGTCACCGAGGAGCTGGTTGACCCTCGAAA GAACCTACCTCGTGCCATCTTTATCTCTATCCCTCTGGTGACCTTCGTGTACACATTCACCAACGTTGCCTACTTCACCGCCATGTCACCCCAAGAGCTGCTGTCTTCTAACGCAGTGGCTGTG ACCTTCGGGGAGAAGCTGCTGGGCTACTTTTCATGGGTCATGCCCGTCTCCGTGGCTCTTTCCACTTTTGGAGGGATCAATGGCTACCTGTTCACCTCCTCCAG GCTGTGCTTCTCTGGAGCCCGAGAGGGGCACTTGCCCAGCCTGCTAGCAATGATCCATGTCAGACACTGCACCCCTATCCCTGCCCTCCTTGTCTGT TGCGGGGCCACCGCGGTGATCATGCTTGTGGGAGACACGTACACACTCATCAACTACGTGTCCTTCATCAACTACCTCTGCTACGGCGTCACCATCCTGGGCCTGCTTGTTCTGCGCTGGAGGCGGCCAGCACTCCACAGGCCCATCAAG GTGAACCTGCTGGTCCCGGTGGCGTACCTGGTATTTTGGGCATTCCTGCTGGTCTTCAGCTTCATCTCAGAGCCCATGGTCTGTGGGGTTGGCGTCATCATCATCCTCACAGGGGTGCCCATTTTCTTCCTGGGAGTGTTCTGGAGGAGGAAACCAAAGTGTGTACACAGACTCACAG AGTCCATGACACACTGGGGCCAGGAGTTGTGTTTCGTGGTTTACCCCCAGTGCTCccccgaggaggaggaggaaaatggcCCCTACCAGACCTTCCCACTGCCGGCCACGGACAAGCCCTTAAAGACACAATGA